In one Rutidosis leptorrhynchoides isolate AG116_Rl617_1_P2 chromosome 8, CSIRO_AGI_Rlap_v1, whole genome shotgun sequence genomic region, the following are encoded:
- the LOC139861877 gene encoding telomere repeat-binding protein 4-like, with product MVSKKRLYYGGFNGFRPPVVPRAPRSIRRNSQKKSSADSKICPFELLAAVAGKLLQERESFDSASASSKGSEGKEQIDIPKCGVNQEPPKVKVKPVKLDYLDQGCFGESEFVSEPPNLELKLEPPSKDLPHSDNESGLEHSSIVTTSDVSKDVSTKLESSDTKNGVNYDGSLYDINMDTNKAKVQTEAVVKLGDDLTSVKPCVNRRVLNKSYSSVHLPFYRDPVSRACLPRRRSNVKIGIRDDDEKSFSCNHHSNEMKAFRLQPHAGNRRIRKMLTTKWKTAPKLKDYEPCNTSCGGVKTFDPSRKNIYKRKRCQADIAFKRRKLLHRSSKPDYIQETSSESVSNIPPPASVSHNIQSKEGHVRFSIKSFKVPELYVEMPETSTVGSLKAAIMDAVTAILGGELDVGVLLEGEKIIDDDRTLQQMGVSVNSDTLGFILEPSLPQPSQYLDENEHPLLLPSNNNKSLTSSPQSTNLDKQVEKNQESKPLTTEVSTEEIMENSKAIVPTTPLYPEALSIVTMNHKLSKRSELSQRRTRRPFSVSEVEALVEAVETLGTGRWRDVKIRAFNDANHRTYVDLKDKWKTLVHTASISPQQRRGEPVPQNLLDRVLDAHSFWSQRQSKQHGKHQIEPVRTPNKVCLEFER from the exons ATGGTGTCGAAGAAAAGATTATATTATGGAGGATTTAATGGCTTTCGTCCCCCTGTGGTACCTAGAGCTCCAAGGTCCATACGG AGAAATTCACAGAAGAAATCGTCAGCGGATAGCAAGATTTGCCCGTTTGAGTTGTTGGCAGCTGTGGCTGGCAAGCTACTGCAGGAGAGGGAAAGTTTCGATTCTGCTTCTGCTTCGAGCAAAGGCTCGGAAGGTAAAGAACAAATTGACATTCCTAAATGCGGTGTCAATCAGGAACCACCGAAAGTCAAAGTCAAACCTGTAAAATTAGATTATCTTGATCAGGGATGCTTTGGTGAGAGCGAGTTTGTTTCCGAACCCCCTAATTTAGAGTTAAAGTTAGAACCACCATCAAAGGATTTGCCTCATTCTGATAATGAATCTGGTTTAGAACATTCTTCTATAGTTACCACTTCAGATGTTTCAAAAGATGTTAGCACTAAGTTGGAATCATCTGATACCAAGAATGGAGTTAATTATGATGGGAGTTTATATGATATTAACATGGATACTAATAAAGCCAAGGTACAGACAGAGGCTGTTGTAAAACTAGGTGATGATTTGACTTCAGTCAAACCATGTGTGAATCGTCGTGTTTTAAATAAATCATATAGCAGTGTACATCTACCCTTTTATAGGGATCCTGTTTCTCGTGCTTGTTTACCAAGGCGTAGGAGCAATGTAAAGATAGGTATTAGAGATGATGACGAAAAGTCTTTTAGTTGCAATCACCATAGCAATGAAATGAAGGCATTTAGGTTGCAGCCACATGCTGGAAATAGAAGAATAAGGAAGATGTTGACTACTAAGTGGAAAACAGCTCCAAAGCTGAAAGATTATGAACCCTGTAACACTTCAT GTGGAGGAGTCAAAACCTTTGACCCTAGCAGGAAAAATATATACAAGCGAAAACGGTGTCAAGCAGATATTGCATTTAAGAGAAGGAAACTGTTGCATCGTAGCTCAAAACCTGATTATATTCAGGAGACGAGTAGTGAAAGTGTATCTAATATACCTCCACCTGCTTCTGTCAGCCATAACATTCAATCGAAGGAGGGTCACG TGAGATTTAGCATAAAGTCATTTAAAGTACCTGAACTATACGTTGAGATGCCAGAGACGTCAACAGTAGGTTCGTTGAAG GCGGCCATTATGGATGCCGTGACAGCTATTCTAGGAGGTGAATTGGATGTCGGGGTACTTCTTGAAGGCGAGAAGATTATAGATGATGACAGGACGCTGCAACAAATGGGCGTTTCTGTAAATAGTGACACTTTAGGATTCATATTGGAGCCTAGTCTACCACAACCTTCTCAGTATTTGGATGAAAATGAACATCCATTGTTGCttccaagtaataataataaatcactAACTAG CTCGCCTcaatcaactaacttggacaaACAAGTTGAAAAGAATCAAGAAAGTAAACCATTGACAACTGAAGTATCAACAGAGGAAATTATGGAAAATTCCAAAGCTATTGTGCCAACTACTCCGTTGTACCCCGAGGCACTCTCGATCGTCACAATGAACCATAAACTAAGCAAAAGATCTGAACTTTCACAACGTAGAACTAGGAGGCCGTTCTCTGTTTCTGAAGTGGAAGCACTTGTGGAAGCTGTCGAAACACTTGGAACCGGAAG ATGGCGTGATGTTAAAATCCGTGCGTTTAATGATGCAAACCACCGAACTTATGTTGACTTAAAG GATAAATGGAAAACATTGGTTCACACGGCGAGTATCTCTCCTCAGCAAAGAAGGGGAGAGCCTGTACCACAGAATCTTTTGGACCGAGTGTTGGATGCACATTCATTCTGGTCTCAGCGTCAATCTAAGCAACACGGGAAGCATCAGATTGAGCCCGTTCGAACTCCAAACAAAGTTTGTTTGGAGTTTGAACGCTGA